In the genome of Segatella copri, one region contains:
- a CDS encoding alpha-amylase family glycosyl hydrolase: protein MEKKIVIYQVLPRLFGNGNTTCKENGTIEENGCGKLNNFTDDVLARIHDMGFTHVWYTGVIRHATQTNYSSYGIPTQHAEVVKGKAGSPYAITDYYDIDPDLAVNVSMRMKEWESLIERTHKAGMKVIMDFVPNHVAREYHSICKPAGVRDLGEDDDPNMHFSTRNNFYYAWGDLDLNEIRHSKPEFKAFHAKDAKIYEQYKESPAKATGNDRFDNRPGCNDWYETVKLNYGVDYCDAGGRSYHYEPVPSTWGKMTDILLFWASKGVDGFRCDMAEMVPTAFWSYATQILKAKYPHIVVIGEVYDPNQYRNYVKAGFDYLYDKVGMYDCLRGVIRGERPAASITHEWQVVDDIRQHMLYFLENHDEQRIASDFFCGSAMKAIPAAAMSLFFQKNPFMLYSGQEFGEKGMDKEGFSGRDGRTTIFDYWSPSTLTHAYQDSADGTLTPEQKYLAATYRQLLRLANEEKALREGDTFDLMYVNPGSENFDPRTNFAFLRKKDDEVMLIVLNFAQEARQLQVCIPGHAFDFFQIAEEEVLVTELFSGGKKKVELKKDGVFPISMDANGVRIYKFNVKMEETDFILNEHHKEEFPPAHTAEHLLNQLMVRIFGCERSKNAHIERKKSKMTFVVDHKPTRQEEKAIETEMNRLIELDMPVTYEFVDRDHIPAGVKIDRLPDDASDTLRLVRIGDYDVCPCIGKHVRSTAQIGKFVLLGTNWDEHAHSLRIRFKIVQ, encoded by the coding sequence AAAAATCGTAATCTATCAGGTTCTTCCACGTCTCTTTGGCAATGGTAACACCACTTGCAAGGAGAATGGAACCATCGAGGAAAATGGTTGCGGAAAACTGAATAACTTTACCGACGATGTGTTGGCCCGTATCCATGATATGGGCTTCACACACGTCTGGTACACAGGTGTGATTCGCCACGCCACCCAGACAAACTACTCTTCTTATGGAATTCCTACCCAGCATGCCGAGGTGGTGAAGGGCAAGGCAGGTTCGCCATACGCCATCACCGACTATTATGACATCGACCCCGATTTGGCGGTGAACGTGAGCATGCGAATGAAGGAGTGGGAGAGTCTCATCGAGCGCACGCACAAAGCAGGCATGAAGGTAATCATGGATTTCGTGCCAAACCATGTGGCCCGAGAGTATCATTCCATTTGTAAACCAGCAGGTGTACGAGATTTAGGAGAAGATGATGATCCGAACATGCATTTCTCTACCAGGAATAATTTCTATTATGCCTGGGGTGATCTGGATTTGAACGAGATTCGTCATTCTAAGCCAGAATTCAAGGCTTTTCATGCTAAAGACGCTAAAATTTATGAGCAATACAAGGAGAGCCCTGCCAAGGCCACGGGTAACGACCGCTTTGACAACCGCCCTGGCTGCAACGACTGGTATGAGACCGTGAAGCTCAACTATGGTGTGGATTATTGTGATGCCGGAGGCAGAAGCTATCATTACGAGCCGGTGCCAAGCACCTGGGGCAAGATGACCGATATTCTGCTCTTCTGGGCAAGTAAGGGTGTGGATGGCTTCCGCTGCGACATGGCAGAGATGGTGCCTACTGCATTCTGGTCTTATGCCACCCAGATTCTGAAGGCGAAGTATCCTCACATCGTGGTTATCGGCGAGGTATATGATCCTAACCAGTATCGCAACTACGTGAAGGCAGGCTTCGATTATCTCTACGATAAGGTGGGCATGTACGATTGTCTGCGTGGTGTGATTCGCGGCGAGCGTCCGGCAGCCAGCATCACCCATGAGTGGCAGGTGGTGGATGATATCCGCCAGCACATGCTCTATTTCCTTGAGAATCATGACGAGCAGCGCATCGCCAGCGATTTCTTCTGCGGCAGTGCCATGAAGGCGATTCCTGCGGCAGCCATGAGCCTCTTCTTCCAGAAGAATCCTTTCATGCTTTACAGCGGACAGGAGTTTGGCGAGAAGGGTATGGACAAGGAGGGATTCAGCGGCAGAGACGGCAGAACCACGATATTCGACTACTGGAGCCCGTCTACCCTGACTCATGCCTATCAGGATTCGGCCGATGGGACCCTGACTCCGGAGCAGAAGTATCTGGCAGCCACCTATCGTCAGCTTCTCCGACTTGCCAACGAGGAGAAGGCGCTTCGCGAGGGTGATACCTTCGACCTGATGTATGTGAATCCGGGTTCAGAGAATTTCGACCCGCGAACCAACTTTGCCTTCCTTCGCAAGAAGGATGATGAAGTGATGCTCATCGTGCTCAACTTTGCTCAGGAGGCCCGCCAGCTGCAGGTTTGCATCCCTGGCCATGCCTTCGATTTCTTCCAGATAGCAGAAGAGGAGGTGCTCGTTACAGAGCTGTTCTCGGGTGGTAAGAAGAAGGTAGAGTTGAAGAAGGACGGGGTATTCCCGATATCAATGGATGCCAACGGAGTAAGAATCTATAAATTCAATGTCAAGATGGAGGAGACTGATTTCATATTGAATGAGCATCACAAGGAGGAGTTCCCTCCTGCTCATACGGCTGAGCATCTGCTCAACCAGTTGATGGTTCGTATATTTGGTTGCGAGCGCAGCAAGAATGCCCATATCGAGCGCAAGAAGAGCAAGATGACCTTCGTGGTTGATCACAAGCCTACCCGTCAGGAGGAGAAGGCGATCGAGACGGAGATGAATCGCCTGATAGAGCTTGATATGCCAGTGACCTACGAGTTTGTGGATCGTGACCACATCCCAGCTGGTGTGAAGATAGACCGTCTTCCAGACGATGCCAGCGACACCTTGCGTCTGGTTCGCATTGGCGACTACGATGTTTGTCCATGCATTGGCAAGCACGTGCGTTCAACGGCTCAGATTGGCAAGTTTGTTTTGCTTGGTACGAATTGGGATGAGCATGCTCACTCATTGCGTATCCGCTTCAAGATTGTGCAGTAA
- a CDS encoding peptidase domain-containing ABC transporter has product MNDRKFSIAHQYDSMQCGIACLQMVCKYFGRGYSVDSLSKLCFATTEGVSLLGINEAANTLGLQTTCARTTTIMLSEAPLPCILHWNQNHFVVLHKVKKGKKFYVADPGKGLVTYNLEEFKKHWISTKSNDEDKGIAMFLETTPAFFTYKMQGEENIKEKRSFRFLLGYVRKYRKYFGQIILGLVVGSLLQLVLPFLTQSIVDVGIKNQDIGFVWLILLGQLTLTISRTAIDFIRRWLLLNISLRINISLVSDFFIKLLKLPMSFFDTKLMGDLMQRMNDHSRVNNFLTQQTLNITFAMLTFVVFSVVLLFYNKLVFVIFLLGSILYGAWMTLFLKRRKVLDYELFEQQAINNNKTYEFITSMQEIKLQDCEQRRRWEWEDTQADLFGVQMKSLKLQQTQEAGSIFINEVKNIIITVVAATAVIHGQMTLGMMLAVQYIIGQLNSPVEQLMNFFYSLQDVKISLERINEIHQIDDENGKEGLLTSIEDKNGGIDIKNIMFKYDPHALRKTIDDVNIHIPQGKVTAIVGASGSGKTTLIRLMLGYYSVLEGQINIGNTNINKLNKKWWRRQCGVVMQDGVIFSESIARNIAVDDGDIDKERLLKAAEIACIKDYVMALPLKFNTKIGRDGVGLSQGQKQRILIARAVYKNPDYIFLDEATNSLDANNERSIVENLDKFYKGKTVVIVAHRLSTVKNADQIVVIDQGKVVEIGNHESLTAKRGAYYNLVKNQLELGN; this is encoded by the coding sequence ATGAATGATAGGAAATTTTCAATTGCGCATCAGTATGATTCCATGCAATGCGGAATAGCCTGCTTGCAAATGGTATGTAAATATTTCGGCAGAGGATACTCTGTAGATTCTCTGTCGAAACTTTGTTTTGCTACTACAGAGGGAGTGTCTTTATTAGGTATCAATGAGGCTGCCAATACTCTTGGCTTGCAGACAACATGTGCTAGAACTACAACCATAATGCTAAGTGAAGCTCCTTTGCCTTGCATTCTTCATTGGAACCAAAATCACTTTGTGGTCTTGCATAAAGTCAAAAAAGGAAAGAAATTCTATGTTGCTGACCCAGGAAAGGGATTGGTGACTTACAATCTTGAAGAATTCAAAAAGCATTGGATAAGTACGAAATCCAATGATGAGGACAAGGGCATTGCTATGTTCTTGGAAACCACTCCTGCTTTCTTTACTTATAAGATGCAAGGTGAAGAGAATATCAAAGAGAAGAGGTCTTTCCGCTTTCTCCTTGGGTATGTGAGGAAATATCGCAAGTATTTCGGACAAATCATCTTGGGGTTGGTTGTTGGAAGTCTCTTGCAACTAGTCCTGCCATTCCTCACTCAGTCCATTGTGGATGTCGGTATCAAAAATCAAGACATAGGCTTCGTTTGGCTTATCCTGTTAGGACAGTTAACGTTAACCATCAGTAGAACGGCTATCGACTTTATCCGCAGATGGTTGTTGCTTAACATATCCCTGCGAATCAACATTTCATTGGTTAGCGACTTCTTCATCAAGCTCTTGAAGTTGCCGATGTCTTTCTTTGACACGAAACTCATGGGTGACTTGATGCAGAGGATGAACGACCATAGCCGTGTGAATAACTTCCTTACTCAGCAGACGCTCAACATCACCTTTGCCATGCTTACCTTCGTGGTGTTCTCGGTGGTATTGCTTTTCTATAACAAGTTAGTTTTTGTCATCTTCTTGTTGGGCAGCATCCTCTATGGTGCATGGATGACCTTGTTCTTGAAGCGAAGAAAGGTGCTTGACTATGAGTTGTTCGAACAGCAAGCCATCAACAATAACAAAACTTATGAGTTTATCACTTCCATGCAGGAAATTAAGTTGCAGGATTGTGAGCAGCGCAGAAGATGGGAATGGGAGGACACGCAAGCAGACCTATTCGGGGTGCAGATGAAATCACTCAAACTCCAGCAGACACAGGAGGCAGGAAGTATCTTCATCAACGAGGTGAAGAACATCATCATCACAGTAGTCGCAGCAACCGCCGTGATTCATGGTCAAATGACACTCGGTATGATGCTCGCTGTGCAATACATCATCGGTCAACTCAACTCGCCTGTGGAGCAACTGATGAATTTCTTCTATTCCCTGCAAGATGTGAAGATTAGCTTGGAGCGAATCAACGAGATTCACCAGATAGATGATGAGAATGGAAAGGAAGGCTTGCTAACTTCTATTGAAGATAAGAATGGGGGCATTGACATCAAGAACATCATGTTCAAGTACGACCCACATGCTTTGCGTAAGACCATAGACGATGTGAATATTCACATTCCGCAAGGTAAGGTGACAGCCATTGTTGGTGCTTCTGGCAGTGGAAAGACCACCCTCATCCGCTTGATGCTAGGTTATTATTCTGTCTTGGAGGGACAAATCAACATTGGCAATACCAACATTAACAAGCTCAACAAGAAATGGTGGCGCAGACAATGTGGTGTTGTCATGCAGGATGGTGTTATCTTCTCGGAGAGTATCGCTAGAAATATTGCTGTTGATGATGGCGATATAGATAAGGAACGGTTGTTGAAAGCTGCCGAGATTGCTTGCATCAAGGATTACGTGATGGCTTTGCCTCTGAAGTTCAACACTAAGATTGGGCGTGATGGCGTGGGACTGAGCCAAGGACAGAAACAGCGTATCTTGATAGCAAGGGCGGTGTATAAGAATCCCGACTACATCTTCCTTGACGAGGCGACCAACTCGCTCGATGCCAACAATGAGAGAAGCATCGTAGAGAACTTGGATAAGTTCTACAAAGGAAAGACGGTTGTGATTGTGGCTCATCGCCTAAGCACTGTGAAGAATGCCGACCAAATCGTGGTCATCGACCAAGGAAAGGTGGTTGAGATAGGCAACCATGAGTCTTTGACCGCCAAGCGAGGGGCATACTATAATCTTGTGAAGAATCAGTTGGAATTGGGAAACTAA
- a CDS encoding outer membrane beta-barrel family protein — protein sequence MKKLFLLFSMLSITTFLMAQEVIGKVVDSNGKPLPYVNIVLLNTQDSTFIKGTTSGQNGDFTLYNGESYGILKLSSVGYQTLFIAYKGKTNLGKIKLLDNVHGLDAVVVKSKLPKTIIRDGGVITTVNGSILEKAGNIYNLLDKIPQLIVQENKIEVFGRGEPIVYINGRLVRDMTELERLQSEDVKFIEVINNPGARYEASAKAVVRISLKNKAGEGLGANVRSYGAINEKNRTSGYEQLNLNYLKGGFGISATLYARESHRQSDKNLQQLTFTDNTWRQVSNFEREGRYRQLYSRLEATYQIAPNHAVGTSISYNRMPSNKGVANMKSMVFYDLQLTENSFSKIWTPEQVSSVTNNMYYVGKIGKVGFDFNLDWLWNKKKESSMTQEAYQEIEKEEQNILVDSKNNTKNNLVASKLLVTIPCLKGVISVGGEYSKCNRDNNYIIQPIGVLEDKDGRIEESLASAFWDYSRKIGALKLQLGLRYELLNYNYHENESNKFDQSHVYRNFLPSFMLSLSLGNWQMQLGHGTDIQRPSYYAMRNSIQYDNKYTYEAGNPYLVSQLSRNVSYDISYKWMSVNMMYSHISDPLLLYSQSYKDNPRIAMVQTVNWKSFDLFTASFNVSPKIGIWSPSCRMMVQKQWFDMNTHDNHKLGHLLASIRMANTFDTKFLTATLGINVQTTGDDKATYYDKGYFCTNLSIYKSMLKRRLTIYFDAYNLFGTGNSSSRLYSGTMREIRYHNFSTTEYSLTISYRFNSIKNKYKGSGAGKEQRDRI from the coding sequence ATGAAGAAATTATTTTTGCTTTTTAGTATGTTATCTATTACAACCTTTCTGATGGCACAAGAGGTCATCGGTAAGGTTGTGGATAGTAATGGTAAGCCATTGCCATATGTCAATATTGTTTTATTGAATACTCAAGATTCTACTTTTATAAAGGGTACGACTAGTGGACAAAATGGGGATTTCACTCTATATAATGGCGAATCTTATGGAATTCTAAAATTATCTTCAGTTGGTTATCAGACTTTGTTTATTGCTTATAAGGGGAAAACGAATCTTGGTAAGATTAAACTTTTAGATAATGTCCATGGTCTTGATGCTGTGGTGGTTAAGTCAAAACTTCCTAAGACCATTATTAGAGATGGTGGTGTAATCACCACTGTCAATGGTTCTATTCTTGAAAAAGCAGGAAACATCTACAACTTGTTGGACAAGATACCGCAGCTGATAGTTCAAGAAAATAAAATAGAAGTCTTTGGACGGGGTGAGCCAATTGTTTATATAAATGGAAGACTCGTTAGGGACATGACGGAATTGGAACGTTTACAATCTGAAGATGTGAAATTTATTGAGGTAATAAATAATCCAGGTGCTAGATATGAAGCTAGCGCAAAAGCTGTCGTGCGTATATCTCTTAAGAACAAAGCAGGTGAAGGATTAGGCGCAAATGTGAGAAGTTATGGAGCAATTAATGAAAAAAATAGAACAAGTGGTTATGAACAATTAAATTTAAATTACCTTAAAGGTGGGTTCGGTATTTCTGCCACTCTTTATGCAAGAGAAAGCCATCGTCAAAGCGACAAGAATTTGCAACAGCTCACTTTTACAGATAATACATGGAGACAAGTGAGTAACTTCGAACGTGAAGGTAGATACCGGCAACTATATTCACGTTTGGAAGCTACTTATCAAATTGCTCCAAATCATGCTGTAGGAACAAGCATTAGTTATAATCGTATGCCTAGCAATAAGGGGGTTGCGAATATGAAGTCAATGGTGTTTTATGACTTGCAATTGACAGAAAACTCATTTAGCAAGATTTGGACTCCTGAGCAGGTGTCTTCTGTTACCAACAATATGTATTATGTAGGGAAAATTGGAAAAGTCGGTTTTGATTTTAACTTAGATTGGCTTTGGAATAAAAAAAAGGAATCTTCTATGACTCAAGAAGCTTATCAGGAAATAGAAAAAGAGGAGCAAAACATACTGGTAGATTCTAAAAACAACACAAAGAATAATCTTGTCGCTTCAAAGTTATTGGTGACAATTCCCTGTTTAAAAGGCGTGATTTCTGTAGGCGGTGAATATTCCAAATGTAATCGTGACAATAATTATATAATTCAGCCTATAGGGGTTCTTGAGGATAAAGATGGTCGTATCGAGGAGTCGTTAGCTTCTGCATTTTGGGATTACAGTAGGAAAATTGGGGCATTAAAACTTCAATTAGGATTACGATATGAACTTTTAAATTATAACTATCATGAAAATGAATCTAATAAGTTTGACCAAAGCCATGTGTATCGGAATTTCCTTCCTTCATTTATGCTTTCTTTGTCACTAGGTAATTGGCAGATGCAATTAGGACATGGAACGGATATTCAAAGACCGTCATACTATGCAATGAGAAATAGTATTCAATATGACAACAAATATACTTATGAGGCAGGAAATCCATATCTTGTATCACAGCTAAGTCGTAACGTGAGTTATGATATATCATATAAGTGGATGAGTGTAAACATGATGTATTCACATATTTCAGATCCTTTGTTGCTATATTCTCAGTCCTATAAGGATAATCCTCGAATTGCCATGGTACAAACTGTAAACTGGAAGTCCTTTGATTTATTTACGGCTTCTTTTAATGTCAGTCCAAAAATAGGTATATGGTCGCCTTCTTGTCGAATGATGGTTCAAAAACAATGGTTTGATATGAATACTCATGATAATCATAAATTAGGTCATTTATTAGCTAGTATTCGTATGGCTAATACATTCGACACCAAATTTCTCACGGCAACTTTAGGAATTAACGTACAAACAACAGGAGATGATAAGGCTACCTATTATGACAAAGGGTATTTTTGTACCAATTTGTCAATTTATAAGTCCATGTTAAAGCGTCGATTGACCATATATTTCGATGCCTATAATTTGTTTGGAACAGGAAATTCTAGCAGCAGACTCTATTCTGGTACAATGCGAGAAATAAGGTATCATAATTTCTCTACGACCGAGTATTCTTTAACTATAAGTTATCGCTTCAACTCTATAAAGAACAAATATAAAGGAAGTGGAGCGGGTAAGGAACAACGTGACAGAATCTAA
- a CDS encoding radical SAM/SPASM domain-containing protein, whose amino-acid sequence MKKSIYNIWVTKANGAFVYNSFNNVYVAVSLKLCKDFESLDLDAFAHMHPAAFQQFKEVGIIIPKSMDELALIRYKNKKATFASRELRIVVYPTQDCNLKCWYCYENHVPNTRLTKEISGRIERFVSKEINKNSFDKLHVTFFGGEPLTDFNTIAYPLCKALKDKVEGVGKEFACFFVTNGSLIGEDTIGKLKEIQPNLQITIDGKKEQHDKVRIWKDKDKPTFEHIMWAIHKLTAEIDKRYFITLRINYDNKTLLGADEILEQIKDIDPKKIFIHFERVWQTMNDVDQEQIKLLLDTMTKFIKAGFAVNQGAFRGLPFSCPSEMNNTVVINYDGTIHKCNGRTLTAQTQYGNLLEDGTLEMDESLVAKRIGKSTFEQPECLKCKMLPMCMGPCSQKLLEHGGKWVKGICTMNSIDTTLSDYLSLDFLVQSLINKYEQNR is encoded by the coding sequence ATGAAAAAAAGTATATACAATATTTGGGTAACAAAGGCTAATGGAGCTTTTGTTTACAATTCATTTAATAATGTTTATGTCGCAGTTTCCCTAAAACTCTGCAAGGATTTTGAGAGTTTGGATTTGGATGCTTTTGCACATATGCACCCAGCAGCTTTTCAACAATTTAAGGAGGTGGGGATAATTATACCCAAGAGTATGGACGAGCTAGCTTTGATTAGATATAAAAACAAAAAGGCGACATTTGCTTCTCGTGAGCTGAGAATTGTAGTTTATCCCACTCAAGATTGCAATTTAAAGTGTTGGTATTGTTATGAGAATCATGTCCCAAACACAAGATTGACTAAAGAAATCTCAGGAAGAATAGAAAGATTTGTATCAAAAGAAATTAATAAAAATTCTTTTGATAAGCTTCATGTAACCTTCTTTGGTGGAGAGCCTTTGACAGACTTTAATACCATAGCTTACCCCTTGTGTAAAGCGTTAAAAGATAAAGTTGAAGGTGTAGGTAAAGAGTTTGCTTGCTTTTTTGTGACTAATGGGTCTTTAATAGGGGAAGATACCATCGGAAAGCTAAAAGAGATACAACCAAACCTGCAAATAACTATAGATGGTAAAAAAGAGCAACATGATAAAGTCCGAATATGGAAAGATAAAGACAAGCCTACCTTTGAACACATCATGTGGGCTATACATAAACTTACTGCGGAGATAGACAAAAGATATTTTATAACTCTGCGTATCAATTATGATAACAAAACGTTGTTGGGGGCAGACGAAATTTTGGAGCAGATTAAAGATATTGATCCCAAGAAAATTTTTATCCATTTCGAAAGAGTTTGGCAAACCATGAATGATGTCGACCAAGAGCAAATTAAGCTTTTGTTGGACACCATGACAAAATTCATTAAGGCTGGCTTCGCTGTAAACCAAGGAGCCTTTCGAGGACTTCCATTTTCCTGTCCATCTGAAATGAATAACACTGTAGTTATAAATTATGATGGAACCATACATAAATGTAATGGAAGAACTTTAACTGCACAAACTCAGTATGGCAATCTTTTAGAGGATGGTACACTTGAAATGGACGAAAGTCTTGTTGCTAAGAGAATAGGCAAGTCTACATTCGAACAACCAGAGTGTCTTAAGTGCAAGATGCTACCAATGTGTATGGGACCCTGTAGCCAAAAGCTACTTGAGCATGGTGGAAAATGGGTTAAGGGCATTTGTACTATGAACAGTATAGATACAACTTTGTCGGATTATCTTTCTCTTGATTTTTTAGTACAATCATTAATAAACAAGTATGAACAAAACAGATGA
- a CDS encoding helix-turn-helix transcriptional regulator, with product MANEEDYFIAANSVGAINEEQYKKLDVLIHTTEAISRSLYQSVYLIDYYKKGFLYVSENPLFLCGHTAKEMKEMGYAFYSEHVPEKEQQMLVEINSNGFKFFETKIAPEDKHKCYISYDFHIMLDGNRKVLINHKLTPILLTEDGRIWIAMCIVSLSSQSTPGHIEFHIEGSQKYWKYDLDFHKWREKEMIQLKEEEKQVLTLCSQGLTMNEIADKMCKSIDSIKFYRRTLFEKIGTKNITEALTFATIYKLL from the coding sequence ATGGCAAACGAAGAAGATTATTTCATTGCAGCTAACTCTGTTGGAGCTATCAATGAAGAGCAATATAAGAAGTTGGATGTACTCATCCACACGACAGAAGCAATATCACGCTCTCTATACCAAAGTGTGTATCTTATCGATTATTACAAGAAAGGATTCCTGTATGTATCAGAGAATCCTTTATTTCTTTGCGGACATACTGCAAAAGAAATGAAAGAGATGGGGTATGCTTTCTATTCGGAGCATGTACCAGAAAAAGAGCAACAGATGTTGGTGGAAATCAATAGCAATGGCTTTAAGTTCTTTGAAACAAAGATTGCACCAGAAGACAAACACAAATGCTATATCTCATACGATTTCCATATCATGCTCGATGGTAACAGAAAAGTACTTATCAATCACAAGTTAACTCCAATTTTGCTTACGGAAGATGGTAGAATATGGATTGCAATGTGCATTGTTTCTCTTTCTTCGCAATCCACACCAGGCCATATAGAGTTTCATATTGAGGGTTCACAGAAGTATTGGAAATACGACTTGGATTTCCACAAGTGGAGAGAAAAGGAAATGATACAATTGAAAGAGGAGGAAAAGCAAGTGCTCACTTTGTGCTCGCAAGGACTCACTATGAATGAGATTGCGGACAAGATGTGTAAGTCCATTGATTCCATCAAATTCTATAGAAGAACTTTATTTGAGAAAATTGGAACCAAGAACATCACAGAAGCACTTACTTTTGCCACCATCTATAAACTACTGTGA
- a CDS encoding ThiF family adenylyltransferase yields the protein MEKMYSRNRIYIKPDEQEKIKHFRVLLGGAGLGSVIAECALRLGFETITIIDGDKVEKSNLNRQNYRLEDVGNYKAESLAKRLLSINPQAKITVINKFVDHDNVEGLIEGHDVAINALDFKSDIPFVFDKICSEKNIYVLHPYNFGWAGFLTVVDPDGKPLESLSDKPLGFELKVAEYVLGYQAFWMQPQEWLDKVVKQYQREEGAIPPPQLSVASWITAGLCTQALFNIATGKEVKRFPKFYFSSLLQ from the coding sequence ATGGAAAAAATGTATAGTAGAAATCGAATTTACATCAAGCCAGATGAACAGGAAAAAATTAAGCATTTTCGTGTTCTTTTGGGGGGTGCTGGCTTAGGAAGTGTCATTGCGGAATGTGCATTACGCTTAGGGTTTGAAACTATCACTATCATTGATGGTGATAAGGTGGAGAAAAGCAACTTAAACCGTCAGAACTATCGGTTGGAGGATGTTGGAAACTATAAGGCAGAGAGCCTCGCCAAGAGATTACTTTCCATTAATCCACAAGCGAAAATCACGGTCATCAATAAGTTTGTTGACCATGATAATGTAGAGGGATTGATAGAGGGACATGATGTTGCCATCAATGCCTTGGACTTCAAGAGCGACATTCCGTTTGTCTTTGACAAGATTTGTTCAGAAAAGAATATTTATGTCCTTCACCCTTACAATTTTGGCTGGGCAGGTTTTCTAACAGTAGTGGATCCTGATGGAAAACCTCTGGAAAGTCTTTCGGACAAGCCTTTAGGCTTTGAGTTGAAAGTTGCAGAATATGTTCTTGGCTACCAAGCATTTTGGATGCAACCCCAAGAATGGCTTGACAAGGTGGTCAAGCAATATCAAAGAGAGGAAGGTGCAATTCCTCCTCCTCAGTTGTCTGTTGCTTCATGGATTACAGCAGGTTTGTGTACGCAAGCTCTGTTTAATATTGCAACAGGCAAAGAGGTGAAACGATTTCCAAAATTCTATTTTTCATCCTTGCTTCAATAG
- a CDS encoding relaxase/mobilization nuclease domain-containing protein, translating into MIGKLKKGCSFVGCIRYVTGKDEAKIIASDGVLLGTNAEIVQSFELQRQLNPRIKKPVGHIALSFKPEDKPRLTDDFMAKIALEYMQMMGIKDTQFIIVRHHNTDNPHCHIVYNRINNEGKLISDRNDYRRNEQVTKALKSKYGLTYGTDKSKTNTHKLRNAERAKYEIHNAVKDALKVTGSWQKFKNELAKRGVHLEFVYKDKERTKVQGIRFCKDGYSFKGTQISRGYSFGKLNARFEGMENHVSPKSNSTLQYEQGYHKSNHEPSMSDSSQDLWDGISSIGLFASANAQTFESFPEDESVKKKKKKRRRGFSL; encoded by the coding sequence ATGATAGGCAAGCTAAAGAAAGGCTGCTCATTTGTTGGCTGCATCCGCTATGTGACAGGCAAGGACGAGGCGAAAATCATCGCCTCGGATGGAGTGTTACTCGGCACGAATGCCGAGATAGTACAAAGTTTTGAGCTGCAAAGACAGCTAAATCCAAGGATTAAGAAGCCTGTGGGACACATTGCACTCAGTTTCAAGCCCGAGGACAAGCCACGTTTGACGGATGATTTCATGGCTAAGATAGCCCTTGAATACATGCAGATGATGGGGATAAAAGATACTCAATTCATCATCGTAAGGCATCACAACACCGACAATCCACATTGTCATATTGTGTATAACCGCATCAATAACGAGGGCAAGCTCATATCAGACAGGAATGATTACAGGCGTAATGAGCAAGTGACCAAGGCTCTAAAATCCAAATATGGACTGACTTATGGAACGGATAAGAGCAAGACTAACACTCACAAATTACGCAATGCGGAACGTGCCAAATACGAGATTCACAATGCCGTCAAGGATGCCTTGAAAGTCACAGGTAGTTGGCAGAAGTTCAAGAATGAACTTGCAAAACGAGGTGTTCACTTAGAGTTTGTCTATAAGGATAAGGAGCGAACCAAGGTTCAAGGCATCCGATTCTGTAAGGACGGATATAGCTTCAAGGGTACGCAGATTAGCCGAGGCTATAGCTTTGGCAAGCTGAATGCAAGGTTTGAGGGAATGGAGAACCATGTATCACCAAAATCCAACTCTACTCTGCAATACGAGCAAGGCTATCACAAGAGCAACCATGAGCCATCCATGTCGGATAGCAGCCAAGACCTTTGGGACGGCATTTCTTCCATTGGACTTTTTGCTTCTGCCAACGCTCAGACCTTTGAGTCTTTCCCAGAGGACGAATCAGTCAAGAAGAAAAAGAAGAAACGCAGAAGAGGCTTTAGCCTTTGA